The Primulina eburnea isolate SZY01 chromosome 8, ASM2296580v1, whole genome shotgun sequence genome contains a region encoding:
- the LOC140838984 gene encoding uncharacterized protein, whose amino-acid sequence MSKKRKLKEFETVKLTEECSAIFQKKLPQKLKDPESFTIPCIIGSTHVNKALCDLGASINLMSFSIYRDLELGEVKPTTITLQLADRSLTYPRGIVEDVLVKVGKFIFPADFVIHDMEEDQDSPLTFGRPFLAIGKALIDVHKGELTLRVGGEAVIFNINKAIKGNDEVSTCKSIDIIDSCVAEIGIGHTVEDPLERCLSSTISRVDDDDWELREKLLALEELPKVKEAAQEKLEEENCSEIIPSSPVLKELPSHLCYAFLGEKSTYPVIISSSLTLDVESVEKI is encoded by the coding sequence atgtcaaagaagaggaagttgAAAGAGTTCGAGACAGTGAAGTTGACCGAAGAGTGCAGCGCTATTTTCCAAAAGAAGTTACCACAAAAACTAAAAGATCCAgagagttttactattccttgtatTATTGGTAGTACTCATGttaataaagctttatgtgatcttggagcaagtattaatcttatgtcATTTTCTATTTATAGGGACTTGGAGCTTGGGGAAGTAAAACCAACCACTATAACTTTGCAACTTGCAGATAGGTCACTCACCTATCCTCGTGGAATTGTTGAAGATGTTTTGGTAAAAGTTGGCAAGTTTATCTTCCCTGCTGATTTTGTAATACATGATATGGAGGAAGATCAAGATTCTCCATTGACTTTTGGGCGACCCTTCTTAGCCATTGGAAAAGCATTGATAGATGTACACAAAGGAGAACTCACCTTGAGAGTTGGTGGGGAAGCTGTGATATTCAACATCAATAAGGCCATTAAAGGTAACGacgaggtaagtacttgtaaaagTATTGATATAATTGACTCTTGTGTTGCTGAGATTGGTATAGGTCATACAGTAGAAGATCCATTAGAAAGATGTCTTTCTAGTACTATCAGCAGagttgatgatgatgattgggaaTTGAGGGAGAAACTTTTAGCTCTTGAAGAGTTGCCAAAGGTGAAGGAAGCCGCACAGGAGAAGTTGGAAGAAGAAAATTGTTCAGAGATAATACCTTCATCCCCTGTTTTGAAGGAATTGCCAAGCCATCTTTGTTATGCTTTCTTGGGTGAGAAGTCGACATATCCTGTAATTATCTCTTCCTCTCTTACTTTAGATGTTGAGAGTGTTGAGAAAATTTAA
- the LOC140838983 gene encoding uncharacterized protein has product MEESYAPYVDHQRRLNPVMKEVVKNEVLKLLNAGVIYAISDSSWVSPVQVVPKKGGITVVKNENDELISTRTVTGWRMVIQRCMMAIFADMLEDTMEVFMDDFSAFEKNKKALVTAPIMIVLDWKEPFELMCNASDYAVGVVLGQKRDKFFRSIYYATRTMDTAQQNYKTTEKEMLAVVFAFDKFRPYLVGTTVIVFTDHAAIRYLFAKKDAEPRLIRWILLLQEFDFEVKDRKGCENQVADHLSRLELEDKIDDGTIKEAFPDEQLFEVNAILPWFADIANFLSCGTFPPDLSYHQKKKLFHDAKFYLWDDPYVFKRCANQMIRRCVAEERSESNS; this is encoded by the exons ATGGAAGAGTCATACGCTCCTTATGTGGATCATCAGAGAAGGTTAAATCCAGTCATGAAAGAGGTAGTGAAAAATGAAGTGttgaaattgttaaatgctggagTTATATATGCTATTTCTGACAGCAGTTGGGTTTCTCCTGTGCAAGTAGTGCCTAAAAAAGGTGGAATCACTGTGGTAAAgaatgaaaatgatgaactAATATCTACTCGTACTGTGACTGGATggcga atggttattcag aggtgtatgatggccatatttgcaGACATGCTGGAAGACACcatggaagtcttcatggatgatttctcg GCATTTGAGAAGAACAAGAAGGCATTAGTGACAGCACCAATCATGATAGTACTagattggaaggagccctttgagtTGATGTGCAATGCTAGTGATTATGCAGTAGGTGTGGTGTTGGGCCAAAAGCGTGATAAATTTTTTAGATCAATCTACTATGCAACTCGAACCATGGATACTGCACAACAAAATTACAAAACTACTGAAAAGGAgatgcttgcagtagtatttgcatttGACAAGTTTAGACCCTACTTGGTCGGCACAACGGTAattgttttcactgaccatgcagctattCGATACCTATTTGCTAAGAAGGATGCGGAAccacgcttgataaggtggattttattgctccaagaatttgattttgaaGTGAAGGATAGGAAGGGGTGTGAAAATCAAGTGGCTGACCACTTGTCACGACTTGAACTTGAAGATAAAATAGATGACGGAACCATAAAAGAAGCATTCCCAGATGAACAGCTGTTTGAGGTGAATGCTATActcccttggtttgctgatatagcTAATTTCTTGTCTTGTGGTACTTTCCCTCCAGATTTGAGTTATCAccaaaagaagaaattatttcacGATGCAAAGTTTTACCTATGGGATGATCCATACGTCTTCAAGAGATGTGCTAATCAGATGATTAGAAGATGCGTAGCGGAGGAAAGAAGCGAAAGTAATTCTTGA